One stretch of Hemibagrus wyckioides isolate EC202008001 linkage group LG01, SWU_Hwy_1.0, whole genome shotgun sequence DNA includes these proteins:
- the LOC131353726 gene encoding laminin subunit alpha-1-like, giving the protein MANANQQDYAVLQLLGGRLLFSCDLGKGPAITTSLTNINDGQWHTVRADFSKKSILISVDGAESERTTIKGQSLDVEGKLYVGGLPTGYTAKRIGNVTHSLASCVQKVKLNNAELNLNNPAASYDTGSCFSSVQDGSFFNGSGYAAFIKEGYYVGSDVTVSLEFRSTALDGVLLGVSSARVDAIGLELIDGQVVFNVNNGAGRFSAVSRSRSRMCDGRWHSLVAKKLKHSLSLTVDGITVSAENPHSSSTSAETKNPIYVGGYPANVKQSCLSARTSFRGCMRNLRLSRGHIIDVLEFSLSLIQWSCHHNLVLVKLAQILTLAHFSCF; this is encoded by the exons ATGGCTAATGCTAATCAGCAGGATTATGCAGTGCTGCAGCTGCTGGGCGGTCGACTGCTGTTCTCTTGTGACCTGGGCAAAGGACCTGCtatcaccacatcactcacaAACATCAATGATGGACAGTGGCACACT GTGAGGGCCGACTTCAGCAAGAAGAGCATACTGATCAGTGTTGATGGAGCCGAGTCGGAGCGAACAACCATTAAAGGCCAGAGTCTGGATGTGGAAGGGAAGCTCTACGTGGGTGGATTGCCGACAGGATATACAGCCAAGAGGATTGGAAAC gtgaCCCACAGTCTAGCCAGCTGTGTGCAGAAGGTCAAGCTGAACAATGCTGAACTGAACTTGAACAATCCAGCTGCATCTTACGACACCGGCTCCTGCTTCAGCTCAGTGCAGGACGGCTCCTTCTTCAACGGCTCTGGATACGCCGCTTTCA tAAAAGAGGGTTATTACGTGGGCTCTGATGTGACCGTGAGCTTGGAGTTTCGTTCCACTGCACTGGATGGGGTTCTGCTGGGAGTGAGCAGTGCCAGAGTGGACGCCATCGGACTGGAGCTCATCGATGGACAG GTGGTGTTCAATGTGAATAACGGTGCTGGACGCTTCTCGGCCGTGTCCAGAAGCAGGTCAAGGATGTGTGATGGCCGCTGGCACTCTCTGGTGGCCAAGAAGTTGAAGCACAGCCTGAGTCTGACTGTAGACGGTATAACCGTGAGCGCAGAGAACCCACACTCTTCCTCGACCTCAGCCGAGACCAAGAACCCCATCTATGTTGGAGGATATCCGG CTAACGTGAAGCAGAGCTGTCTGAGCGCCAGAACATCTTTCCGGGGCTGCATGAGGAACCTGCGCCTGTCCAGAGGTCATATTATAGACGTGTTAGAGTTCAGCTTgtctctgatccagtggtcttgccatcacaatttggtccttgtcaaactcgctcaaatccttacacttgcccatttttcctgcttctaa